The following DNA comes from Nerophis ophidion isolate RoL-2023_Sa unplaced genomic scaffold, RoL_Noph_v1.0 HiC_scaffold_49, whole genome shotgun sequence.
tagtcgtatcgcccagccttacatacttgacatattacggttgtctcgatatatggagtatattccatatatcgcccagccctaattcttactcataaatgtaaataaaagtccacttgcaatggagccaatgggaggtcctctctaaAATGAATGAGCTTTTTTTCAAAATgacaccatttacacatttttcaaccgattcaaacaattcaacatattccactaattctggaaattgaaattacaacatttttcaacccaccttaaccgttccaccgtcaaatcaatccttttaatcaggacagaaaacaaagctgtttttgaattggaaaaatttcCAGTGTTCCCGAAATTAAAGAAATTccataaaaccatttctcaattaaaaatgttacgacttcaacatttctaaaccgatttgaaaaattccaacaccaaccatttcaactcattcagaacattcacattttttagcatgtcccaaaaaattcctgctttccccgaaattctccaaaatttccatgaaattcccattgaaaggaataaaataaaagttccagaactcccacatttttcatctgattcaaaccgttccaacttcaaaatattcagtgtgttcaggaattgtgtgctccctttcaacacttattaaaagaaattcctggattttctggaatttccggtttttagggacattttccccattcaaaacgaaTTATCCAtgtttcaaatttccacaattcccacatgtttcaaaccattctaccttcaacacattcaattcatcctggaaattcaaacaaccagttttccacattcaacaaatttacaggaattcccgtttttttctaaccttatttccaaccttctttagtgcgatgactcctttcacattgttcaacccatttcaaccgttccactgtcaaaaattcctctgagtcaggacaaaaaagcatgttggtttaagaactttaaaaaatcccggttttcccgaagttcaaagtcttcaacattcaaactattcttacattcatactacattctgtcaacctttcagttcaacttcagcattggagaattcacacagaattctttcaggaattgcttcatctagttaatattattataataattaaatgtagcttaccacattgaatgtgtggactgcatgaatgatgtcttctcagttctcactctaacgcaatttgagtgtctagaaacacactaaattaattcaatattactattattaataaggtaaacaagttatcttttgaaggagtagtcagtaatctgattacttcttcccagtttaactgtggcgacattatctaaatgaaagcaaaacagatgtcatcttttttggccaacatgcttgacctcgaacagtacagtagaaaatggatggatggatgttgactatgctcatgctatttttagagcagacatgtctctaaagatgaatgtgaaaatgacagtaattattgtccaccagcagggggagctcatcactagtactactgcgtggaggctggcatgtggtacattatttcctgtgtgtgtatgacttattcagagggagaacagcacactttcatgtatggcgtctaccattaaggattgcaggaaggacttttaggatgtttttatatgaataaggtggattggacgttggcctgggaaggcattcccctgaaggtcttcttcatgtgtcagctggaagtaccctgactgctgtgaggggaaaatGATGAGATTGttagatcatatgttggtgcaggacaatgtctcatgtgactgagcaaagctggacttttctgaagaatgtttgttttgtcctgtcccgcagacctcaATGAAGAACATCTACCTCATGAGCAGGAGGTGGAACCACAGTACCCCCACATACAcaaggaagaagaggtaccacattcccaacacatcaaagagggaggagaggagccacatcccccccacattaaagaggaacatgaggcgccacagacccataatgttaaactgacccttcacattaaagggcaagcggaggacccactgatcttacacatcaaaaaggaagaggatgatccactgacccctccctttaaggagcaagagaacccacTGAACccttactttaaagaggaagaggaggtccaagagccgccgcacattaaagaggaagaggaggaagagggcatcagtcagcctaaatggttggaggagttcccagtgactggtgtccctgtgaagagtgaagatgatgaggtgaaaggtgaaagtgaggagaggggagggggggagcctccaagcagcagctcaacacaacacatgacaacagaagctgatggagaccactgtggaggatcacaagcagacaagctcttagctccactatcagatagtgaggacacaacgtcacactctcctgacactgatgatgaagactctaaagatgataagacatgtcacactgacaacactcacttcaaatgttctcactgtcacaaaacctttcaataccattgtcgtctgaaaagacacatgagaacacacactggagaaaaacctttttcttgttcactctgtagtaaaggttttacacaaagtcacaatttgaaagtccacatgagaacacacactggagaaaaaacattttcttgttcaatctgtggtaaaagttttgcacaaagtcaggatttgaaaaAACActggagaacacacactggagaaaaacctttttcctgttcaatctgtggtaaaggttttgcacaaagtcaggatttgaaagtacacatgagaacacacactggtgaaaaagctttttcctgttcaacctgtggtaaaggttttacacaaagtcagaatttgaaagcacacaagagaacacacacttgtgataaatcacattcctgttcaatctgcaacagaagctttggtgaCCAACcaacccttgtagcacacatgagaacacacagtggtaaaaaaactttttcttgttcaatatgtggtaaaggttttgcacaaagtcaggatttgaaagtacacatgagaacacacactggtgaaaaacctttttcttgttcaacctgtggtaaaagttttacacaaagtcaaagtttgaaaagacacatgagaacacacactggtgaaaaggctttttcctgttcaacctgtggtaaaggttttacacaaagtcaagatgtgaaagtacacatgagaacacacactggtgaaaaatcacattcctgttcaatctgcaacagaagctttggtgaacgatcaagccttgtagcacacatgagaatacacccgggagagaaagtgttgagttgcagtgtgtgtggtgaaagattgtcttctaagtaccagtgtaagaaacacaagtgtgctggtgagaacagcagcagcaaatgaaactgcaggatttgaaataaactgtccagactttcattttgactttctaacaacatcagtacatataacatgttattgtttgtgtaacaatcttttttaatatgcttctacatttatagatgagATAGTTTGGAATatggaaatattacatatttgtatttctaatggtaataatcccatagattagcccctatttattatatacatatgtactggttcacatctgaaacatcttctggaccacttcaggaagcatattattatttactttatacatcatttgaacagttgtcttttatacaattttgaaatgttaagttttattaatcatttgttgggtctctataatccattgtattaattatctttattactgtcttttgtaatatgatgattgtgttgtgattgttttatatgtatgtccccagacctttatgcaatataaaaaaatagatgaaatggctgaattgtttgtggaaggatggttttgtttttactaacATACACTTGTGGATAAAACACAAATTTCAATTATtgtgttttaaaacattttaatgtttttttttgttgttatttttttaacatcctccaaaacaatatcaatatcattcaaagtttggaatgtcaggcaaaagccaattcTGTACATCATCCTACAGAGATTTACTTGGCATAAATTCATAGAGCTTTTCCTTTGGCGAGGGCAGAAATTGGCGTTTTATCCGATTTTGAGTCacaaatatatcagattgtaatcAGGGTGCCAATGCTGGATACTTTTATGGACACTTTATGGACGATTTTAAAGTGATCAAGGCGTATTTGTTTGTCTAAAAGACATATCACCGACCGTCAGCGAGCTTGGTGTGTCTTTAGCCAGGTGGCTAGCTAGCCAGTCCCTTCCGCTAACCTCCAGCTCGCCTTGAACTTTAAAGTTTGCTATTTTCGCCACAATTTTATCCACTTAGTTAATCGCTTTTGATGTTTGTGAGTTAACAACTGTTGTTTTGTCGAAGCTTGGTATTTTAACAATTTGCACATTTGAAATGCTGTGTCTATAGGCCTCCTAGTGCTGATGCTTTTGTATCTGAAGGAGTTATGTGAGATGTTTGACAGGGAATAGAGAAATCTATTTACTGGGTGATATGAATGTTGACTAGCTGGGACAGGGGCGTACAAACACAAATAATTGACTATCCATTTTAAATGCTTGcaattgtcatgatctgtggtctagatcatgtgttgtttagttatgttctgtaagttttggactccattagttcctgtatttgtgcacccttgtttgttttagttaccatggctacCTATTAGGTTCACCTGCCTCGTGTGTCCggtacgcacctgctctaatcaagaaacttttatttaagcctgtctctgCCAGTTTGTCGGCCTGGTTTCATTGTTTGGGTCACaccttttccaagtaagtttttgttccatgccatagcctATGCTAAGTCTAAGATGTACGTTtgttaggcacgcttgcctttttgttgtttgctgtatgctgcgGACTGTCCGTATTTTGGTAGTTGGGagatttatattaaataaatctaATCCAACCTTCACGCCTTCGTCCGGAGCCGTCagtcctgcattcctgggagaacagtcctcgcataaagatgcgaccacGCCATGACAGCAATCTGTCCCATATTGTTGCCCCTCCCACGAGAATAGGTGTAGGTAGTGATAGTATTATTTTAGCTACATGCATTGATCATATTTATACAAATGTCCGTGACCAATGCTGCAAAGCAGTCTTGGTTCCTGGAAGTTTTACTGACCACAATACAATAGCAGTCACTAGAAAGACAAGGGTTCTTAAACCtaaagcaaaaaatatttttacaaggtCTTATAAGAGATTTGATGAGTGTATTATTGATTAAATATGCTGTTTAAATTGGAAGGAGGTGTGCAGTGAGGGAGACCCTGAGGCTGCACTGGATTTATTTATGTTAATTTACATGAGTGTTGTGGACAAGCATGCCCATTTGAAAAAGTTTTCAGTCAAGACTAAGTCTGCCCCATGGATTGATAATGGACTTGGGAGTTTAATGACAGAAAGAGACATGGCTAAGAAAGCTTCAGTCAACTCATTTTaatagctttgcttcttcctactccttttcggacatgatgtaatgttaaatgatatgaaattgtctgatgtattatgttgtatgttccatccatccatttttctgctgcttattccctttgggggggcgctggtgcctatctcagctacaatcgggcagaaggcggtgtacaccctggacaagtcgccttcccatggcagggccaacacagacagacaacttcacacactagggaccatttagtgttgccaatcaacctatccccaggtgcatgtctttggaagtgggaggggcctatccccaggtgcatgtcataggaggtgggaggggcctatccccaggtgcatgtctttggaggtgggaggaagccggagtacccggaggcaacccacacagtcacggggagaacatgcaaactccacacagaaatatcccgagcccgggattgaacccccgactactcaggaccttcgtattgtgaggcagacgcactaacccctcttccaccgtgaagcccgtaagtACGTTCatattcgaaataaactaaagaaagaaagtattgattgattgactgagcttataatgcaattttaccaagtgataaagtaacagcacaaagcacacatcagtcatattaaatgatgcatcaaggacaatactgtaatgacatcaaatagatatttttaatttcaccagagtacctggttggtttcacatcttgttcaaccacttaccagagggaacaacatacctcttttttcaaaaatcatcatcaaaaaagtacagcttgatGAAAGGGTATGGTGCCATGACCCGGAGTCAAACCAGGGTTGCTgcagccacaacacagagtactaaccactataccatcacagctgtaacaaaccatccagactgataatgtgtttgcttccctgttcatgttcatagacagaaTAGTCACAACTACTTTGAATGCTAGTGACCAAGCCCCAACATGTTTTACTCTAACAAGAGGAAGGCGTGCTCAGGtaagatttgttttgtttcacctttttcctcatccactttattctgattgaatgtcccgagtataccaacagatacatcttccagttatctattcacaataaaaaagacaacttatgcatgttccagttagtagatatttattttaaaagcaaaaaaacagTCCCTAAGAAATGGTACTGACTTTTGTTTCAGTTCAATTGACAAATAACAACAAGATAGACAGAAGTTGAAACTAGAATCTTCTCATCTGTAAACTCGAATCCtctgatccgtagtcagacgcGTTATCCATTGCACCACTAGCCCTATGTGAAGCCTGATTTTACTGTAGTACAAGTTGTATATAGTAAACATCTTAGgccaaaggaacacacagtttacatgaggcttactaccaaaacagggctttactgactgcttatgttggactttaaaatctagtgaccttctatttgttgcagcctgggccttcaccagctctacctgttgcagctaacctccactaaaaattgaagtaaaatgcttctggcaagggctacacggtggaagaggggttagtgcgtctgcctcacaatacgaaggtcctgcagtcctgggttcaatcccaggctcgggatctttctgtgtggagtttgcatgttctccccgtgaatgcgtgggttccctccggatactccggcttcctcccacctccaaagacatgcacctgaggataggttgattggcaacactaaattggccctagattgtgaatgttgtctgtctatctgtgttggccatgcgatgaggtggtgacttgtccagggtgtaccccgccttccgcccgattgtagctgagataggcgccaacgccccccgcgaccccaaaagggaataagcggtagaaaatggatggatggataattgccaccttgtcactgaacatgctgactgattcaccttcaccttcaccttcacgccggtaatataatcataatgagggactttaatatccatatgaataccccatcggacccaccgtacgtagcgctccagactgtaattgatagctgtggtctcacacaaataataaatgaacccacgcatcgaaacggtaatacgatagacctagtgcttgtcaggggtatcaccgtctccaaagttacgatactcccgtatactaaagtattgtccaatcattaccttataaaattcgaggttcagacgcatgttcgtcaaactaataataataataactgctatagcagccgcaacattaatacagccacaacgacaactcttgctgacctactgccctcggtaatggcaccattcccaaagtatgtgggctctattgataacctcactaacaactttaacgacaccctgcgcgaaaccattgataacatagcaccgctaaagttaaaaaaggctccaaaaaagcgcaccccgtggtttacagaagaaactagagctcagaaattattatgtagaaagctggaacgcaaatggcgcacgactaaacttgaggtgcaccatcaagcatggagtgatggttt
Coding sequences within:
- the LOC133546930 gene encoding zinc finger protein ZFP2-like isoform X1 — translated: MCERTIAKYEEELCCVKMCERTIAEYKEELSRTKEENERLRQLLEAVFKKPQVVLHRTDVQQPPHIKKEEEDPQPPHMKEEEEEVWMSQEGECPVGQEEADVSKFPLTVVSVKTEEHEDKPPESSQLHHSPNLNEEHLPHEQEVEPQYPHIHKEEEVPHSQHIKEGGEEPHPPHIKEEHEAPQTHNVKLTLHIKGQAEDPLILHIKKEEDDPLTPPFKEQENPLNPYFKEEEEVQEPPHIKEEEEEEGISQPKWLEEFPVTGVPVKSEDDEVKGESEERGGGEPPSSSSTQHMTTEADGDHCGGSQADKLLAPLSDSEDTTSHSPDTDDEDSKDDKTCHTDNTHFKCSHCHKTFQYHCRLKRHMRTHTGEKPFSCSLCSKGFTQSHNLKVHMRTHTGEKTFSCSICGKSFAQSQDLKKHWRTHTGEKPFSCSICGKGFAQSQDLKVHMRTHTGEKAFSCSTCGKGFTQSQNLKAHKRTHTCDKSHSCSICNRSFGDQPTLVAHMRTHSGKKTFSCSICGKGFAQSQDLKVHMRTHTGEKPFSCSTCGKSFTQSQSLKRHMRTHTGEKAFSCSTCGKGFTQSQDVKVHMRTHTGEKSHSCSICNRSFGERSSLVAHMRIHPGEKVLSCSVCGERLSSKYQCKKHKCAGENSSSK
- the LOC133546930 gene encoding gastrula zinc finger protein XlCGF57.1-like isoform X2, which translates into the protein MCERTIAKYEEELCCVKMCERTIAEYKEELSRTKEENERLRQLLEAVFKKPQVVLHRTDLNEEHLPHEQEVEPQYPHIHKEEEVPHSQHIKEGGEEPHPPHIKEEHEAPQTHNVKLTLHIKGQAEDPLILHIKKEEDDPLTPPFKEQENPLNPYFKEEEEVQEPPHIKEEEEEEGISQPKWLEEFPVTGVPVKSEDDEVKGESEERGGGEPPSSSSTQHMTTEADGDHCGGSQADKLLAPLSDSEDTTSHSPDTDDEDSKDDKTCHTDNTHFKCSHCHKTFQYHCRLKRHMRTHTGEKPFSCSLCSKGFTQSHNLKVHMRTHTGEKTFSCSICGKSFAQSQDLKKHWRTHTGEKPFSCSICGKGFAQSQDLKVHMRTHTGEKAFSCSTCGKGFTQSQNLKAHKRTHTCDKSHSCSICNRSFGDQPTLVAHMRTHSGKKTFSCSICGKGFAQSQDLKVHMRTHTGEKPFSCSTCGKSFTQSQSLKRHMRTHTGEKAFSCSTCGKGFTQSQDVKVHMRTHTGEKSHSCSICNRSFGERSSLVAHMRIHPGEKVLSCSVCGERLSSKYQCKKHKCAGENSSSK